The Brachyhypopomus gauderio isolate BG-103 chromosome 17, BGAUD_0.2, whole genome shotgun sequence genome includes a window with the following:
- the fcf1 gene encoding rRNA-processing protein FCF1 homolog translates to MGKQKKQKYAAVKRMISLKDQRIKEKDRAKTQKKKKEDPSAIKEQDVPKYPSCLFFQYNTQLGPPYHILVDTNFINFSIKAKLDVVQSMMDCLYAKCIPCITDCVMAELEKLGMKYRVALRIAKDPRFDRLPCSHKGTYADDCLVQRVTQHKCYIVATVDRDLKRRIRKIPGVPIMYISNHRYNIERMPDDYGAPRL, encoded by the exons ATG GGGAAGCAGAAGAAGCAGAAATATGCGGCTGTTAAAAGGATGATCAGCTTAAAGGATCAAAGAAT aaaagagaaagatcgagcaaaaacacagaaaaagaagaaagaagatccaTCAGCTATCAAGGAGCAAGACGT GCCAAAGTATCCATCGTGTCTGTTCTTCCAGTACAACACTCAGCTTGGCCCTCCGTATCACATCCTTGTGGATACAAACTTCATCAACTTTTCCATAAAGGCAAAACTTGATGTTGTACAATCAATGATGGACTGCCTCTATGCCAAAT GCATCCCTTGCATCACAGACTGTGTCATGGCTGAGCTCGAGAAACTAGGAATGAAGTACAGAGTTGCTTTGAG AATAGCCAAGGATCCTCGCTTTGACCGTCTGCCGTGTTCACATAAAGGAACATATGCTGATGACTGCTTAGTGCAAAGGGTGACTCAG CACAAGTGTTACATTGTGGCTACAGTGGATAGAGACCTAAAGAGAAGAATTCGAAAAATCCCAGGAGTCCCAATCATGTATATCTCTAATCACAG GTATAACATCGAACGAATGCCTGATGATTACGGTGCACCCAGGTTATAG